From one Catenuloplanes nepalensis genomic stretch:
- a CDS encoding ArsR/SmtB family transcription factor, translating into MLRIHFTAEDLARVRLAPAADPLWEMLLSAHTLGTGPAGGALGDWARWARPRLRADARLLFQLAPPRGYSADFLTPAGGSTRLEDGIETVLGTPRRRLRTDLAQLAGRPGSAEAVRLLAGGEASSLARLGSSLHGYFEATLAPIWRSVEDDVAADRAIRGRALLDGGVERLLRTIYPGARWESPVLLMPYPADRDLLLDGRGLLLVPSYFCQGLPISLLDPALPPVLVYPITHTAALPAGAGTRALDDLVGATRAGVLRCLATAGHGQSTTDLAQRLGASLPSVSEHMTVLRRAGLASTRREGRRSLHTITVLGRQMLRP; encoded by the coding sequence GTGCTGCGGATTCACTTCACGGCGGAGGACCTGGCACGTGTCCGGCTGGCCCCGGCCGCGGATCCCCTCTGGGAGATGCTGCTGAGCGCGCACACGCTGGGCACCGGGCCGGCCGGCGGCGCGCTCGGCGACTGGGCCCGCTGGGCCCGGCCCCGGCTCCGCGCGGACGCCCGGCTGCTGTTCCAGCTGGCACCGCCGCGCGGATACTCCGCGGACTTCCTCACCCCGGCCGGCGGCAGCACCCGCCTGGAGGACGGCATCGAGACCGTGCTCGGCACGCCCCGCCGCCGGCTCCGCACCGACCTGGCGCAGTTGGCCGGCCGGCCCGGGTCCGCCGAGGCCGTGCGGCTGCTCGCCGGCGGGGAGGCGTCGTCGCTGGCCCGGCTCGGCTCGTCGCTGCACGGCTACTTCGAGGCCACGCTCGCGCCGATCTGGCGCTCGGTCGAGGACGACGTCGCGGCGGACCGGGCGATACGCGGGCGTGCGCTGCTGGACGGTGGCGTGGAGCGGCTGCTGCGCACCATCTACCCCGGTGCGCGCTGGGAGTCGCCGGTGCTGCTCATGCCGTACCCCGCGGATCGGGATCTGCTCCTGGACGGTCGTGGGCTGTTGCTCGTGCCGTCCTATTTCTGCCAGGGCCTGCCCATCTCGCTGCTCGACCCGGCGCTGCCGCCGGTGCTCGTCTACCCGATCACCCACACGGCGGCTCTTCCGGCCGGTGCGGGCACGCGCGCGCTGGACGACCTGGTCGGCGCCACCCGCGCCGGGGTGCTGCGCTGCCTGGCCACCGCCGGCCACGGCCAGAGCACCACCGACCTGGCGCAGCGCCTGGGTGCGTCGCTGCCGAGCGTCAGCGAGCACATGACCGTGCTGCGCCGTGCCGGCCTGGCGAGCACCCGCCGGGAGGGGCGGCGGTCGCTGCACACGATCACCGTGCTCGGCCGGCAGATGCTTCGCCCCTGA
- a CDS encoding carbohydrate ABC transporter permease has protein sequence MRVRFIALVPLVLVAGFPLYWMVVTATRRQEELFGGGVHWLPDVTRLGTAFTAAAEGAPMLRWLTNSAFVAAGTTVLSLALAVLAAYALSRFSFRGRGVFGFALFATQMLPEALIVVPLYALFLTLGLLNNLWGLVLGNTAFAMPVAVWILKTAMDGVPREIEEAAELDGCSRYAMLRRIVLPLITPSLAAAAVLAFFDSWNEFLLANTFMVDEEKWPASKGLASFVGEFVTPMPTVMSAALLFTLPAVVFFLLVQRHIVAGLTAGAVKG, from the coding sequence ATGAGGGTACGGTTCATCGCGCTCGTCCCGCTCGTCCTCGTCGCGGGCTTCCCGCTCTACTGGATGGTGGTCACCGCCACCCGGCGCCAGGAGGAACTGTTCGGCGGCGGCGTGCACTGGCTGCCCGACGTGACCCGGCTCGGCACCGCGTTCACCGCCGCGGCCGAGGGCGCGCCGATGCTGCGCTGGCTCACCAACAGCGCGTTCGTCGCGGCCGGCACCACCGTGCTCAGCCTGGCGCTCGCCGTCCTCGCCGCGTACGCGCTGTCCCGCTTCTCGTTCCGCGGGCGCGGCGTGTTCGGCTTCGCGCTGTTCGCCACGCAGATGCTGCCCGAGGCGCTGATCGTCGTACCCCTCTATGCGTTGTTCCTGACGCTCGGCCTGCTCAACAACCTGTGGGGCCTGGTGCTCGGCAACACCGCGTTCGCGATGCCGGTCGCGGTCTGGATCCTCAAGACCGCGATGGACGGCGTGCCCCGGGAGATCGAGGAGGCGGCCGAGCTGGACGGCTGCTCCCGCTACGCCATGCTGCGCCGCATCGTGTTGCCGCTGATCACCCCGTCGCTGGCGGCCGCGGCCGTGCTCGCGTTCTTCGACAGCTGGAACGAGTTCCTGCTCGCCAACACGTTCATGGTCGACGAGGAGAAATGGCCCGCCTCCAAGGGCCTGGCCTCGTTCGTCGGCGAGTTCGTCACCCCGATGCCCACCGTCATGTCCGCCGCACTCCTCTTCACCCTCCCGGCCGTCGTCTTCTTCCTCCTCGTCCAGCGCCACATCGTGGCCGGCCTCACCGCGGGCGCTGTCAAGGGCTGA
- a CDS encoding carbohydrate ABC transporter permease, translating to MRRTPYIFASAAALYLLVFTAWPLLDGIRLSFTDTRLLNPAAGEWIGTDNYAALLADPGFAATLGVTLLYSAATVAGALLLGTAAAVLLDRSFRGRTALRTLLTLPWAAPTVAVALIFVWIFNVDDGVLNAATGAAGLGRHGWLTAYALATVTAVSVWKVFPFVMLVVLAALQAVPRELLESAVVDGAGPATVFRRVTWPFLVPTLRVVALLMTIWSFRRFEIIWLLTQGGPVDRTTTLVIDVYRTAFLESDLGRSAAIGTVGLLLSALATVAYALAERRSTAKDLT from the coding sequence GTGAGGCGCACACCCTACATCTTCGCCTCGGCCGCGGCCCTCTACCTGCTCGTCTTCACCGCCTGGCCGCTGCTCGACGGGATCCGGCTCTCCTTCACCGACACCCGGCTGCTCAACCCGGCGGCCGGCGAGTGGATCGGCACGGACAACTACGCGGCGCTGCTCGCGGACCCGGGGTTCGCGGCCACGCTCGGCGTCACGCTGCTCTACAGCGCCGCGACCGTCGCCGGCGCGCTGCTGCTCGGCACGGCCGCCGCGGTGCTGCTGGACCGGTCGTTCCGCGGCCGGACCGCGCTGCGCACGCTGCTCACGCTGCCCTGGGCCGCACCGACGGTCGCGGTCGCGCTGATCTTCGTCTGGATCTTCAACGTCGACGACGGCGTACTCAACGCCGCGACCGGGGCCGCCGGGCTGGGCCGGCACGGCTGGCTCACCGCGTACGCGCTGGCCACCGTGACCGCGGTGTCCGTGTGGAAGGTCTTCCCGTTCGTGATGCTGGTCGTGCTCGCCGCGCTCCAGGCCGTACCCCGGGAGCTGCTCGAGTCAGCGGTCGTCGACGGCGCCGGCCCGGCCACCGTCTTCCGCCGGGTCACCTGGCCGTTCCTGGTGCCCACGCTGCGCGTCGTCGCACTGCTGATGACGATCTGGTCGTTCCGCCGCTTCGAGATCATCTGGCTGCTCACCCAGGGCGGTCCGGTCGACCGCACCACCACGCTGGTGATCGACGTCTACCGCACCGCGTTCCTCGAATCCGACCTCGGCCGGTCCGCCGCCATCGGCACGGTCGGGCTGCTGCTGTCCGCGCTCGCCACCGTCGCCTACGCCCTCGCCGAACGGCGCTCCACCGCAAAGGACCTGACATGA
- a CDS encoding ABC transporter substrate-binding protein: MTMRRYVAILLAVALTAGCGGGAADDDGGGELVFANWQWLEPGRGEALWTAVNGYTTADPAVTLKQQAIARKDYESTLKTQIGARGGPDLLIIPDTFLPELAEAGALEPLDDVLDDAGKAALNATNDAGVLDGEQVGYAWEIVNYALFWNTKVLDQAGVQPPTDFPGLVTAAKTIKDKTGNPGFAVRHQINEEAPWWIDFSNWSYGFGGAWSKDGALTIDAPGNVAAVTAFRDMYTSGAMAVGDDASTFRSKFKAGTVGMMIDNSSALATMVAGNTVVPSTGVGASPLPFPAKASGQAGFFIGINAFSKNKTAAKKWLRWFYGAGPQKQAAAALGASVLGTDTTPPAEFVTANPWVPTFQAQAALSADAVIDGFETETPQIRHIVLTEVEKVLVDGEDPAVALARAQEAAEKLR, encoded by the coding sequence ATGACCATGCGCAGGTACGTCGCCATACTGCTCGCCGTCGCGCTGACCGCCGGCTGCGGCGGGGGAGCGGCGGACGACGACGGCGGCGGGGAGCTGGTCTTCGCCAACTGGCAGTGGCTGGAGCCCGGCCGCGGCGAGGCGCTCTGGACCGCGGTGAACGGCTACACCACGGCCGACCCGGCGGTCACGCTGAAGCAGCAGGCGATCGCGCGCAAGGACTACGAGAGCACGCTCAAGACCCAGATCGGCGCGCGCGGCGGCCCGGACCTGCTGATCATCCCGGACACGTTCCTGCCCGAGCTGGCCGAGGCCGGCGCGCTCGAACCGCTCGACGACGTGCTCGACGACGCCGGGAAGGCCGCGCTCAACGCCACCAATGACGCCGGCGTGCTCGACGGCGAGCAGGTCGGCTACGCCTGGGAGATCGTCAACTACGCGCTCTTCTGGAACACGAAGGTGCTCGACCAGGCCGGCGTGCAGCCGCCGACCGACTTCCCCGGCCTGGTCACGGCCGCCAAGACGATCAAGGACAAGACCGGAAACCCCGGCTTCGCGGTACGCCACCAGATCAACGAGGAGGCGCCCTGGTGGATCGACTTCTCCAACTGGTCGTACGGCTTCGGCGGCGCCTGGTCGAAGGACGGCGCGCTCACCATCGACGCGCCGGGGAACGTCGCCGCGGTCACCGCGTTCCGTGACATGTACACCAGTGGTGCGATGGCGGTCGGCGACGACGCGTCCACGTTCCGCTCGAAGTTCAAGGCCGGCACGGTCGGCATGATGATCGACAACAGCTCCGCGCTGGCCACCATGGTCGCCGGCAACACGGTCGTGCCCAGCACCGGCGTCGGCGCGAGCCCGCTGCCGTTCCCGGCGAAGGCCAGCGGCCAGGCCGGCTTCTTCATCGGCATCAACGCGTTCTCGAAGAACAAGACGGCCGCGAAGAAGTGGCTGCGCTGGTTCTACGGCGCCGGCCCGCAGAAGCAGGCCGCGGCCGCGCTCGGCGCCAGCGTGCTCGGCACCGACACCACCCCGCCGGCCGAGTTCGTCACCGCGAACCCGTGGGTGCCGACGTTCCAGGCCCAGGCCGCGCTGTCCGCGGACGCGGTGATCGACGGGTTCGAGACCGAGACGCCGCAGATCCGGCACATCGTGCTGACCGAGGTGGAGAAGGTGCTGGTCGACGGCGAGGACCCGGCCGTCGCACTGGCCCGGGCGCAGGAGGCGGCGGAGAAGCTGCGGTGA